From Brassica oleracea var. oleracea cultivar TO1000 chromosome C3, BOL, whole genome shotgun sequence, a single genomic window includes:
- the LOC106331732 gene encoding eukaryotic translation initiation factor 3 subunit K, with product MGKAMESPKEQSSYTVEQLVAVNPFNPEILPDLENYVNEQVTSQTYSLDANLCLLRLYQFEPERMNTHVVARILIKALMAMPAPDFSLCLFLIPERVQMEEQFKSLIVLSHYLETGRFQQFWDEAAKNRHILETVPGFEQAIQAYATHLLSLSYQKVPRSVLSEAVNMDGASLDKFIEHQLTNSGWIVEKEDGSIVLPQNEFNHPELKKNTGENVPLEHIARIFPILG from the exons ATGGGAAAAGCGATGGAGTCCCCGAAGGAACAGAGCTCATACACCGTTGAGCAGCTCGTTGCCGTCAATCCCTTCAACCCTGAGATCTTACCTGATCTCGAAAACTACGTCAACGAGCAG GTTACATCGCAAACGTATAGCCTTGATGCAAATCTATGCTTGCTTCGCCTCTACCAG TTTGAGCCTGAGCGTATGAACACTCATGTTGTGGCTCGTATCTTGATCAAGGCGCTTATGGCTATGCCAGCTCCAGACTTCAGCCTTTGCCTCTTCTTGATTCCCGAAAGAGTG CAAATGGAGGAGCAGTTCAAGTCACTCATTGTTCTCTCGCACTACCTTGAG ACTGGGAGGTTCCAGCAGTTCTGGGATGAAGCTGCTAAGAACCGTCACATTCTCGAGACCGTTCCAG GTTTTGAACAAGCTATCCAAGCATATGCAACTCACCTTCTTAGCTTAAGCTACCAAAAGGTTCCAAGATCTGTGCTTTCCGAG GCTGTTAACATGGATGGTGCATCTCTTGACAAGTTCATTGAGCACCAACTGACCAACAGTGGATGGATTGTTGAGAAAGAAGACGGAAGTATCGTCTTACCACAGAACGAATTTAATCATCCGGAGCTTAAGAAAAACACAGGCGAGAATGTTCCCTTGGAACACATCGCCCGCATCTTCCCCATCCTTGGTTGA
- the LOC106335676 gene encoding probable pectinesterase/pectinesterase inhibitor 44 → MSWWKGFLIFLMLCLCVSSEESMPYDYLKVPASEFVSSINTIVEVIRQMSSILSRFADFSGDRRLQNAVSDCLDLLDVSSDELSWSASASENPHGKGNGTGNVRSDTQTWLSAALSNQDTCKEGLDGTSGLVKTLIAGSLDQLYYMLRELLPLVQADQKPKPISKPGPIAKGPKAPPGRGLRSNTDHDESPRFPDWLRSNDRKLLETNGVSYDVSVALDGTGNFTKIMDAIKAAPEYSSKRFVIYIKKGLYLENVEIKKKKWNLVMLGDGIDVTVISGNRNFVDGWTTFRSATFAVSGKGFLARDITFQNTAGPEKHQAVALRSDSDLSVFYRCAMRGFQDTLYTHTMRQFYRECTITGTVDFIFGDGTVVFQNCHILARRGLPNQKNTITAQGRKDPNQPSGFSIQFSNISASADLVPYLNTTRTYLGRPWKEYSRTIFMRNNMSNVVRPEGWLEWNADFALSTLFYGEFLNYGPGSGLSSRVKWPGFHVLNNSNQANNFTVSQFIKGDLWLPSTGVTFTAGLDI, encoded by the exons ATGTCATGGTGGAAGGGTTTCTTGATCTTCTTGATGCTGTGTTTGTGTGTGTCATCAGAAGAGAGTATGCCATACGATTACTTGAAAGTTCCAGCAAGTGAGTTTGTGAGCTCCATTAACACGATCGTGGAAGTAATAAGACAAATGAGTTCGATTTTGTCTCGGTTTGCGGATTTCAGTGGGGATCGTCGACTCCAAAATGCGGTTTCGGATTGTCTAGATCTGCTCGATGTTTCTTCAGATGAGCTGAGTTGGTCTGCCTCTGCTTCTGAGAATCCACATG GTAAGGGCAACGGAACAGGGAACGTGAGATCGGACACACAGACATGGTTGAGTGCTGCTCTCTCCAACCAAGACACTTGCAAGGAAGGCTTGGACGGTACATCTGGTCTCGTCAAAACTCTTATCGCTG GCAGTCTCGATCAACTATATTATATGCTTAGGGAGCTGTTACCACTTGTTCAAGCCGATCAGAAACCCAAACCCATTTCTAAACCTGGCCCTATTGCTAAAGGACCAAAGGCTCCACCAGGCCGGGGACTCAGATCAAACACCGACCACGACGAAAGCCCTCGTTTCCCAGACTGGCTCAGGTCCAACGACCGTAAACTCCTTGAAACAAACGGTGTAAGTTACGACGTAAGTGTAGCACTGGACGGGACAGGCAACTTCACGAAGATAATGGACGCCATTAAGGCAGCTCCTGAGTACAGCTCGAAACGTTTCGTCATATACATTAAAAAGGGTTTATACTTGGAAAACGTTGAGATCAAGAAGAAGAAATGGAACCTCGTTATGTTGGGTGATGGCATTGACGTGACCGTTATTTCTGGTAACCGCAACTTCGTTGACGGTTGGACCACTTTCCGGTCCGCGACATTCG CTGTAAGCGGAAAGGGATTCTTAGCAAGAGATATAACCTTTCAGAACACAGCGGGGCCAGAGAAGCATCAAGCCGTGGCCCTAAGGTCAGACTCAGACCTCTCTGTGTTCTACAGATGTGCCATGAGAGGTTTTCAAGATACACTTTACACGCACACCATGCGTCAGTTCTACCGAGAGTGCACCATCACTGGAACGGTAGATTTTATATTTGGGGATGGGACCGTTGTGTTTCAAAACTGTCACATTTTGGCAAGGAGAGGACTCCCTAACCAAAAGAATACCATCACTGCACAAGGCCGTAAAGATCCTAACCAACCCTCAG GATTCTCTATCCAATTCAGCAACATCTCTGCGTCCGCAGACTTAGTCCCATACCTAAACACGACACGCACATATCTAGGGAGGCCATGGAAGGAATATTCAAGGACAATTTTCATGAGGAACAACATGAGCAACGTTGTGAGACCCGAAGGGTGGCTTGAGTGGAACGCAGACTTTGCTTTGAGCACGCTCTTCTATGGAGAGTTCTTGAACTACGGGCCTGGCTCAGGACTCAGCAGCCGAGTCAAATGGCCTGGTTTCCACGTGCTTAACAACTCGAACCAGGCTAACAATTTCACCGTTTCTCAGTTCATTAAAGGAGATCTTTGGCTGCCTTCTACAGGGGTAACGTTTACTGCTGGCTTGGACATCTAA